The Formosa sp. Hel1_33_131 genome window below encodes:
- the rpiB gene encoding ribose 5-phosphate isomerase B: protein MNISIGNDHAGTDYKFRIIEFLKSKHIEVINYGTDSDSSVDYPDFVHPVAKDVESKKSTYGILICGSANGVAMTANKYANIRAGICWTNEIVSLIRQHNNANILCIPARFTEIEGVLEMVDTFLNTDFEGGRHQNRINKIQPC from the coding sequence ATGAATATATCAATAGGAAATGATCACGCAGGAACGGATTATAAATTTAGAATTATAGAATTTCTTAAATCTAAACATATAGAAGTTATAAATTACGGAACAGACTCTGATTCTAGTGTAGATTACCCAGATTTTGTACATCCTGTTGCAAAAGATGTGGAATCCAAAAAATCCACTTATGGGATTTTAATTTGTGGGAGCGCCAACGGAGTTGCGATGACAGCTAATAAATACGCTAATATAAGAGCTGGGATATGTTGGACCAATGAAATTGTTTCTCTTATACGTCAACATAATAATGCAAATATTCTTTGTATTCCCGCACGTTTCACTGAAATAGAGGGTGTTTTAGAAATGGTTGACACCTTTTTAAATACAGACTTTGAAGGCGGTCGTCATCAAAATAGGATTAATAAAATACAACCTTGTTAA
- a CDS encoding cation diffusion facilitator family transporter, with protein sequence MGHSHKHAPDRTGRNLLLSILLNSVITLAQIIGGFLSGSLALLSDALHNLTDVISLVISYVASSLSKRKATISRTFGYKRAEIIAAFINASSLIIIAIYLMFEAVKRFFNPQTIEPDLVIWLSILGIVFNGLSVLLLKKDSAHSINIRSAYLHLLTDMLASIAVLIGGLLMKFYQIFWVDAALTIAIALYLIIVGYSLLKESFYILMLFTPKDIKIEEIVEEVIKVDQINNIHHIHVWQLNETEIHLEAHIDFNVDLKFSEFNIILKRLEATLFTKFKINHFNIQPEFGNSDPKSIIIQD encoded by the coding sequence ATGGGACATTCTCATAAACACGCCCCCGACCGTACAGGTCGGAATCTTCTTCTTTCTATTTTATTAAATAGTGTCATTACCCTTGCCCAAATTATTGGTGGGTTTTTATCTGGAAGTCTTGCACTTTTAAGTGATGCGCTACATAATTTAACAGATGTAATTTCACTTGTTATTTCTTATGTTGCTTCTAGTTTATCTAAAAGAAAAGCCACTATTTCTAGAACGTTTGGATATAAACGTGCCGAGATTATTGCTGCGTTTATAAATGCATCCTCTCTAATTATTATTGCTATTTATTTAATGTTTGAAGCGGTTAAGCGCTTTTTTAATCCGCAAACTATTGAACCCGATTTAGTAATATGGCTTTCTATTTTAGGGATTGTTTTTAATGGACTCAGTGTTTTATTATTAAAAAAAGACAGTGCTCATAGCATTAATATACGCTCAGCATATCTACATTTATTAACGGACATGCTTGCCAGTATTGCAGTGTTAATTGGAGGACTTCTAATGAAGTTTTATCAAATTTTTTGGGTAGATGCTGCGCTCACAATCGCCATTGCGTTGTACCTCATCATTGTGGGGTATAGTTTACTTAAAGAGTCGTTTTACATTCTTATGTTGTTCACTCCAAAAGACATCAAAATTGAGGAGATTGTTGAAGAAGTTATTAAGGTCGATCAGATAAATAACATTCATCATATTCATGTGTGGCAGTTGAATGAAACCGAAATTCATTTAGAAGCACATATAGATTTTAATGTAGATTTAAAATTTTCGGAATTTAATATAATTCTTAAAAGACTAGAAGCCACTCTTTTTACAAAGTTTAAAATAAACCACTTTAACATTCAACCAGAATTTGGGAATTCAGACCCTAAATCTATAATTATTCAAGATTAA
- a CDS encoding GNAT family N-acetyltransferase: MLDISIKTFNQLSLEELYYLLQLRSEVFVVEQDCVYQDVDGKDQNALHVIGKKDNRIIAYTRIFKAGDYFKEASIGRVVVSEKERHLKYGHQLMLASIKAIETSFYTKKIKLSAQKYLEKFYTNLGFKTIGEPYLEDGIPHIAMVKN; encoded by the coding sequence ATGCTAGATATTTCTATTAAAACGTTTAACCAACTTTCTTTAGAGGAGCTTTATTATTTATTACAGTTAAGAAGTGAGGTCTTTGTAGTGGAGCAAGATTGCGTCTATCAAGACGTGGATGGAAAGGATCAAAACGCCTTGCACGTTATTGGAAAAAAAGACAATAGGATTATAGCTTATACACGTATTTTTAAAGCAGGCGACTATTTTAAAGAAGCGAGTATAGGACGTGTGGTTGTTTCAGAAAAAGAGCGTCATTTAAAGTACGGTCATCAATTAATGCTTGCTTCTATAAAGGCTATTGAAACGTCTTTTTATACAAAGAAAATCAAACTCTCTGCACAAAAATATCTAGAAAAGTTCTATACCAATTTAGGATTTAAAACAATTGGCGAACCTTATTTAGAAGATGGAATTCCACACATTGCCATGGTGAAAAATTAA
- a CDS encoding OmpA family protein — protein MNLSQAQTGNTHVVYFETGQFDVPQIETNRLVLFIQSLKDVEIERIAIYGFCDDRGSDLYNLELSQNRADAIKKIFSGFGVDDNLISNVDGKGEVLLRVISSDNLNIIRGLNRKVEINVVYKITEPEVVVKEKEEYRFLKKKLAVGDKITLDNILFKTGYSYIVKESIPVLEMMADALRERDDIYFTIEGHVCCTKNARDAVDRKTGKRNLSLARAKYIYDYLVKNGVKRTRMRYVGLKNKYPLGKATKYDKRVEIKITSISKRN, from the coding sequence ATGAATTTGTCTCAAGCACAGACGGGTAACACGCATGTGGTCTATTTTGAAACGGGGCAATTTGATGTGCCTCAAATAGAAACAAACCGCCTTGTGTTATTTATTCAAAGTTTAAAAGATGTTGAAATAGAGCGCATCGCTATTTATGGGTTTTGTGACGATCGTGGAAGTGATTTGTATAATTTGGAGCTCTCTCAAAACAGAGCGGATGCGATTAAAAAAATATTTTCTGGTTTCGGTGTCGATGATAACCTTATAAGCAACGTAGATGGAAAAGGAGAAGTGTTGCTACGTGTGATTTCCTCTGATAACCTAAATATTATAAGAGGATTGAACCGAAAAGTTGAGATCAATGTGGTGTATAAAATTACGGAGCCAGAAGTGGTTGTTAAAGAAAAAGAAGAATATCGTTTTTTAAAGAAAAAATTAGCGGTTGGGGATAAAATAACGCTTGACAATATTCTCTTTAAAACGGGCTATAGTTACATCGTAAAAGAATCCATTCCCGTTCTAGAAATGATGGCGGATGCATTGCGAGAAAGAGACGATATCTATTTTACGATAGAAGGACATGTCTGTTGCACAAAAAATGCAAGAGATGCTGTAGACCGAAAGACCGGTAAACGAAATTTATCGTTAGCCAGAGCTAAGTATATCTATGATTATTTAGTTAAAAATGGCGTTAAGAGAACCCGAATGCGCTATGTGGGTTTAAAGAATAAATACCCGTTAGGAAAAGCAACAAAGTACGATAAACGTGTAGAAATTAAAATCACCTCTATTTCTAAAAGAAATTAA